Proteins encoded together in one Streptomyces umbrinus window:
- a CDS encoding ABC transporter permease: protein MNFVKRAGLSLRARKIRTAVLLGIFVVICTLLLGGFLLQGATARQEADAQRTIGVDVTLKGKSLTPALADRLGSSPQVHRYNPRLPIEAGARGIEPLESDVPRPGGSRTGAKSQGPLVLNGVRDSGLLLPFSYGSNKITAGRGITSEDADRRVAMVERRLAEKNGLRVGDTLRAKSADGRRTVPLTVVGIFRDSTPDPTRWTPPHQLPGNTLYVPVRTVQQLSPGAADLAEAVLRIGSPEQAEQLHAEARRLLGTGSFDFRVNDKAYKDQVRPIQRVGTFARLIVQLIALAGALILGLIVMLQIRERRDELGMLLSLGEKKWKLIGQHTVEVAAVALPAVAVAALAGQIAAQQAGDALLGHQESAAPPRPRAPDTPADPPEMRVQPSDLGKVAGMGLGISLVSTVVPGIGILRLHPRSILIDSE, encoded by the coding sequence ATGAACTTCGTCAAGCGCGCCGGGCTGAGCCTGCGTGCCAGGAAAATCAGGACCGCCGTCCTGCTGGGGATCTTCGTCGTGATCTGCACCCTGCTGCTGGGCGGCTTCCTGCTGCAAGGCGCCACCGCCCGTCAGGAGGCGGACGCACAGCGGACGATCGGCGTCGACGTGACGCTGAAGGGCAAGTCCCTCACCCCGGCGCTGGCGGACCGGCTCGGGTCGTCCCCGCAGGTCCACCGGTACAACCCGCGGCTCCCGATCGAGGCCGGGGCCCGCGGCATCGAGCCGCTGGAGTCCGACGTCCCGAGGCCTGGCGGCAGCCGCACCGGGGCGAAGAGCCAGGGTCCCCTGGTACTGAACGGCGTGCGGGACTCGGGGCTGCTGCTGCCCTTCTCGTACGGCTCGAACAAGATCACAGCCGGGCGTGGCATCACCTCTGAGGACGCCGACCGTCGGGTCGCCATGGTCGAGCGACGGCTGGCCGAGAAGAACGGGCTCAGGGTCGGCGACACCCTCCGCGCGAAGTCCGCCGACGGCAGGCGCACCGTGCCACTCACGGTCGTCGGTATCTTCCGCGACTCGACGCCCGACCCGACGAGATGGACGCCGCCGCATCAGCTGCCCGGCAACACACTGTACGTACCTGTCCGCACGGTTCAGCAACTGAGCCCCGGCGCCGCGGACTTGGCCGAAGCGGTCTTGAGGATCGGCTCCCCGGAACAGGCCGAGCAACTGCATGCCGAGGCCCGGCGGCTCCTCGGCACGGGGTCGTTCGACTTCCGCGTCAACGACAAGGCGTACAAGGACCAGGTCCGTCCGATCCAGCGGGTCGGTACCTTCGCCCGGCTGATCGTCCAGCTCATCGCCTTGGCGGGGGCGCTCATTCTCGGGCTCATCGTGATGCTGCAGATCCGGGAACGCCGCGACGAACTCGGGATGCTGCTGTCGTTGGGCGAGAAGAAGTGGAAGCTCATCGGCCAGCACACCGTGGAAGTTGCCGCCGTCGCCCTGCCCGCGGTGGCCGTCGCCGCCCTGGCCGGTCAGATCGCCGCCCAGCAGGCGGGCGACGCGCTGTTGGGACATCAGGAGTCCGCAGCGCCTCCGCGACCCCGTGCCCCGGACACGCCGGCCGACCCGCCGGAGATGCGTGTCCAGCCGTCCGACCTCGGCAAGGTCGCCGGCATGGGTCTCGGCATCTCGCTGGTCTCCACCGTCGTCCCCGGCATCGGGATTCTCCGCCTCCACCCCCGCTCCATCCTCATCGACAGCGAATAA
- a CDS encoding ABC transporter permease: MNFVKRAGFSLWSRRGRTLITLCTFLVISVMVLAGVLIQDATAQAKNEAKRSVGAEVNLVMDLSGQNAAGGVVAPQISAATVEKLGTSKLVQKYNYSMFDRGVVKGGTELVTGGVDTKASGMGPDGTPTIGVLDTALLSDFRSGKFQLLSGAHLTAADKDKHLLLIEERLARKNGLKIGGKITLGANEGKATAEFTVAGIYRDPRPSSEPEPEYFVDPANMLYASIGGFAGLNSTKGTSLQARNAMFLLQDAGDLERFKAVAERIAGSELDGFELDANDKAIRQMTGPLDSIGSTATLAMWLIGIAGAAVLVLLVNLAVKQRRKEYGVLLAMGEKKWKLVAQQALEIVAVAALAIGLSSLFTQNLTQSASRSLLGEEAAEARHKLESWQPPAPGTTGIDQGIDPDDQPVENADPIDRIDIRLDPAALATVGAVGLGLGLLATAIPAASVVRLSPRTILTKGK; the protein is encoded by the coding sequence ATGAACTTCGTCAAACGTGCAGGGTTCAGCCTGTGGTCCCGCAGGGGCAGGACCCTGATCACCCTGTGCACCTTCCTCGTCATCTCCGTGATGGTGCTGGCCGGGGTACTGATCCAGGACGCGACCGCCCAGGCCAAGAACGAGGCCAAGCGCTCCGTGGGCGCCGAGGTCAACCTGGTGATGGACCTGAGCGGCCAGAACGCCGCCGGTGGCGTGGTGGCCCCTCAGATCAGTGCCGCAACGGTGGAGAAGCTGGGCACGTCCAAGCTGGTCCAGAAGTACAACTACTCCATGTTCGACCGGGGCGTCGTCAAGGGCGGCACCGAGCTGGTCACCGGGGGAGTGGACACCAAGGCCTCCGGCATGGGTCCCGACGGCACCCCGACCATCGGAGTCCTCGACACCGCGCTCCTGTCCGACTTCCGCAGCGGCAAGTTCCAACTCCTGTCCGGAGCGCACCTCACCGCCGCCGACAAGGACAAGCACCTGCTGCTGATCGAGGAGAGGCTGGCCCGGAAGAACGGACTCAAGATTGGCGGCAAGATCACCCTGGGGGCGAACGAAGGCAAGGCCACGGCAGAGTTCACGGTGGCCGGGATCTACCGCGACCCGCGTCCCAGCTCCGAGCCCGAGCCCGAGTACTTCGTCGACCCGGCCAACATGCTGTACGCGTCCATCGGCGGCTTCGCCGGGCTCAACTCCACCAAGGGCACGTCTCTCCAGGCCAGGAATGCGATGTTCCTCCTCCAGGACGCCGGAGACCTGGAGCGGTTCAAGGCGGTGGCCGAGCGGATCGCGGGGTCCGAGCTCGACGGCTTCGAACTGGACGCGAACGACAAGGCGATCCGGCAGATGACGGGCCCTCTGGACAGCATCGGTTCCACCGCCACCCTCGCGATGTGGCTGATCGGCATCGCGGGCGCCGCCGTACTCGTCCTCCTCGTCAACCTCGCGGTCAAGCAGCGCCGCAAGGAGTACGGCGTACTGCTGGCCATGGGCGAGAAGAAGTGGAAACTCGTCGCCCAGCAGGCCCTGGAGATCGTCGCGGTCGCGGCCCTCGCCATCGGCCTGAGCTCCCTGTTCACCCAGAACCTGACCCAGAGCGCGAGCCGGTCGCTGCTCGGCGAAGAGGCCGCCGAAGCCCGGCACAAGCTCGAATCCTGGCAGCCCCCGGCTCCCGGCACCACCGGCATCGACCAGGGCATCGACCCGGACGACCAGCCGGTGGAGAACGCCGACCCCATCGACAGGATCGACATACGCCTCGACCCCGCGGCCCTCGCCACCGTGGGCGCGGTCGGCCTCGGCCTCGGACTGCTCGCCACCGCCATCCCGGCCGCCTCCGTAGTGCGGCTCAGCCCGCGGACCATCCTCACGAAGGGCAAGTGA
- a CDS encoding ABC transporter ATP-binding protein translates to MTATMTTATSTATAPEPPPVLRLDGVSHTYIGQRRRTTVLKNIDYSFRRGTFYTVLGPSGSGKTTLLSLASGLDAPTRGTISFNGQDLTKLGLGRYRNKHSATIFQHYNLLTYMTALQNVTTAMEITGVKPGSGGRRARALELLERVGLDKHMATRNVMRLSGGQQQRVAITRALACDVDILFADEPTGNLDEDTAQGIIDTFRELAHEQDKCVVVVTHSQRLASQSDRVLTLRKGKLTE, encoded by the coding sequence GTGACAGCCACCATGACCACCGCCACCAGCACCGCGACCGCCCCCGAACCCCCGCCCGTCCTCCGGCTCGACGGCGTCAGCCACACCTACATCGGCCAGCGTCGCCGGACCACCGTGCTCAAGAACATCGACTACAGCTTCCGGCGCGGCACCTTCTACACGGTCCTAGGACCCTCGGGCAGCGGCAAGACCACCCTGCTCAGCCTCGCGAGCGGCCTCGACGCACCCACCCGGGGCACCATCAGCTTCAACGGCCAGGACCTGACGAAGCTCGGCCTCGGCCGCTACCGCAACAAGCACTCCGCCACGATCTTCCAGCATTACAACCTGCTCACCTATATGACCGCCCTTCAGAACGTCACCACCGCCATGGAGATCACTGGAGTGAAGCCGGGCAGTGGCGGCCGCAGGGCGCGCGCACTGGAACTCCTGGAGCGGGTCGGCCTGGACAAGCACATGGCGACGCGCAACGTCATGCGGCTCTCCGGCGGCCAGCAGCAGCGCGTCGCCATCACCCGAGCCCTGGCCTGCGACGTCGACATCCTCTTCGCCGACGAACCCACCGGAAACCTCGACGAGGACACCGCCCAGGGCATCATCGACACCTTCCGCGAACTGGCCCATGAGCAGGACAAGTGCGTGGTGGTCGTCACCCACTCCCAGCGCCTGGCGTCCCAGTCGGATCGCGTCCTCACCCTGCGCAAGGGCAAGTTGACGGAGTGA
- a CDS encoding class I SAM-dependent methyltransferase — protein MTEAAERFDPVVREMMQANRANWDARTPVHLASRFYGVEEQPDPFRWFAPFEWEDLGELAGREVAHLQCHLGTETLAFARRGARTVGLDISGASVAAARDLAAKADCAVDYVRANVYDAVDALGEGRFDMVYTGKGALCYLPDLDRWAEVIARLLKPGGRLYLVEFHPLLNALGPKPAPDEGPDLLLRHDYLQGRGAIRGNSTHTYTDGPAVDGATESFEWRHGLDEVINALAGAGLRIVRLRESEELPWPRFPQMIRTPSGWWRLPDSAPRIPLLYGLLASH, from the coding sequence ATGACTGAGGCTGCCGAGCGGTTCGATCCCGTGGTCCGGGAGATGATGCAGGCCAACCGGGCGAACTGGGACGCGCGGACTCCCGTACACCTGGCCAGCCGTTTCTACGGCGTGGAGGAGCAACCCGATCCGTTCCGCTGGTTCGCTCCCTTCGAATGGGAGGACCTCGGCGAGTTGGCCGGGCGGGAGGTCGCGCATCTGCAGTGCCATCTGGGCACGGAGACCCTCGCGTTCGCGAGGCGTGGAGCGCGCACGGTCGGCCTGGACATCTCCGGGGCGTCGGTGGCGGCGGCCCGGGACCTCGCGGCGAAGGCGGACTGCGCCGTCGACTACGTACGCGCCAATGTGTACGACGCGGTGGACGCGCTCGGCGAGGGACGCTTCGACATGGTCTACACCGGCAAGGGGGCGCTGTGCTATCTGCCGGATCTGGACCGCTGGGCGGAGGTGATCGCCCGTCTCCTCAAGCCGGGCGGACGGCTGTACCTCGTCGAGTTCCACCCCCTGCTCAACGCCCTCGGCCCCAAGCCCGCCCCCGACGAGGGCCCGGACCTTCTGCTGCGTCACGACTACCTCCAGGGGCGCGGTGCCATCCGCGGCAACTCCACCCACACGTACACCGACGGCCCGGCGGTCGACGGCGCGACGGAGAGCTTCGAGTGGAGGCACGGCCTGGACGAGGTGATCAACGCGTTGGCCGGAGCCGGCCTGCGCATCGTCCGGCTCCGTGAGAGCGAGGAACTCCCCTGGCCGCGCTTCCCGCAGATGATCCGCACCCCGTCCGGCTGGTGGCGACTGCCGGACAGCGCGCCGCGCATCCCTCTCCTCTACGGGCTGCTCGCCTCCCACTAG
- a CDS encoding DUF6069 family protein: MSATTPQTRPTSSLSSARSTRSARLLDTRPVWLVGVLATLAGAVVTEAFGLIARGVGVPMEVASPGATEAAEIPVGGFFGGVLFWSVVGIVLAVALARWAKRPARIFVVTTVVLTALSMAGPAVAPHTATSTQIVLAVSHLVAAAVIIPVVARRLSHRRP, from the coding sequence ATGAGCGCAACCACGCCCCAGACCCGTCCCACCTCGTCCCTGTCCTCCGCCCGGTCCACCCGGTCCGCGCGGCTGCTCGACACGCGCCCCGTGTGGCTGGTCGGCGTACTCGCCACGCTCGCCGGCGCCGTCGTGACCGAGGCGTTCGGGCTCATCGCCCGAGGCGTCGGGGTACCGATGGAGGTGGCAAGTCCCGGCGCCACGGAAGCGGCGGAGATCCCAGTGGGCGGCTTCTTCGGAGGTGTGCTGTTCTGGTCGGTCGTCGGCATCGTCCTCGCGGTGGCCCTGGCCCGCTGGGCGAAGCGGCCCGCCCGCATCTTCGTGGTGACCACCGTCGTGCTCACCGCCCTGTCGATGGCCGGTCCCGCGGTGGCCCCGCACACCGCGACCTCCACCCAGATCGTCCTGGCGGTGTCCCATCTGGTCGCCGCCGCCGTGATCATTCCCGTGGTGGCGCGTCGGCTCTCCCACCGGCGCCCGTGA
- a CDS encoding sensor histidine kinase, with translation MAAYGPVRWVPPLLYGAVLVGGLYYAAAGLGDGPGPSVWRTVGFVTAIGALFALEAAGHRRPTARVPLLLARCALIVAAVVLDASDLAQVLFVLLPFTAYFAFGRTTALVLGALCLAGLITLYALTAPGWYRDLEHVSDLLMLSVGLVLALSMAAVAVGEQRARRELEEYAARVAELSAATERNRLARDIHDSLGHHLTAMSVQLEMASDFRALDPDAAQRALNEARRSVRLALGDVRQSVRALRGEAAHPTLSAVLAGLAHGGGARPVVTVEVTGDEDGLGAAELTALYRAAQEAVTNARRHARAARVTVAVLLAEDTARLVVTDDGCGFVPDAAASGFGLLGMRERVHLVAGSVDIDSGPDAGTRLTVTVPRGKTARG, from the coding sequence ATGGCGGCGTACGGGCCCGTGCGATGGGTGCCGCCGCTGCTGTACGGCGCCGTGCTCGTGGGCGGTCTGTACTACGCGGCGGCCGGACTGGGCGACGGCCCCGGGCCGTCGGTGTGGCGGACGGTCGGCTTCGTCACCGCGATCGGGGCGCTGTTCGCCCTGGAAGCCGCGGGACATCGCCGTCCCACGGCCCGGGTGCCGCTGCTGCTGGCGCGCTGCGCCCTGATCGTCGCGGCGGTGGTCCTCGACGCGTCGGACCTGGCCCAAGTGCTGTTCGTGCTGCTGCCGTTCACCGCCTACTTCGCCTTCGGCCGTACGACCGCGCTCGTGCTGGGCGCGCTCTGCCTGGCCGGGCTGATCACCTTGTACGCGCTGACCGCTCCCGGCTGGTACCGCGACCTGGAGCACGTCTCCGACCTGCTGATGCTCTCCGTCGGCCTGGTGCTGGCGCTCTCGATGGCCGCGGTGGCCGTCGGTGAACAGCGCGCCCGGCGGGAACTGGAGGAGTATGCCGCGCGGGTCGCCGAGCTGTCGGCCGCCACCGAACGCAACCGGCTGGCCCGGGACATCCACGACAGTCTCGGTCACCATCTCACCGCGATGTCCGTGCAGTTGGAGATGGCCTCCGACTTCCGGGCCCTGGACCCCGACGCGGCCCAGCGGGCGCTGAACGAGGCGAGGCGTTCGGTGAGGCTCGCACTCGGCGACGTACGGCAGTCGGTCCGCGCGCTGCGCGGCGAGGCGGCGCACCCCACGCTCTCGGCCGTGCTCGCCGGCCTGGCCCACGGCGGCGGTGCCCGGCCGGTGGTCACCGTCGAGGTGACGGGCGACGAGGACGGCCTCGGCGCGGCCGAACTGACCGCCCTGTACCGGGCGGCCCAGGAGGCGGTGACCAACGCGCGCCGCCATGCGCGGGCCGCACGGGTGACGGTGGCGGTCCTGCTGGCCGAGGACACGGCGCGGCTGGTGGTGACCGACGACGGTTGTGGCTTCGTACCGGACGCGGCAGCCAGCGGGTTCGGGCTCCTCGGGATGAGGGAACGGGTGCACCTGGTGGCGGGGAGCGTGGATATCGACAGCGGCCCGGATGCCGGTACGCGGCTTACGGTGACCGTGCCGCGCGGGAAGACGGCGCGGGGATGA
- a CDS encoding response regulator — translation MDEQEPAPPVRVLVVDDQRLIRDGIASLLAIRPGIAVVGTAVDGRDAVAKTLELGPDVVLMDVRMPEMDGIEAVAVLRGRAPECRVVMLTTFEDEEYVVQALRAGAHGYLLKDLPAEELAHAVRLAHAGVTQLDSSVARHLTASLPTPKPVPTAQPPAAVAAVLSPRETDILRLVAQGHTNREIAARLYLSEGTVKNHVSRILTRLALRDRTQAALRARDLGLL, via the coding sequence ATGGACGAGCAGGAGCCGGCACCGCCGGTCCGGGTGCTGGTGGTCGACGACCAGCGGCTCATCCGCGACGGCATCGCCTCGCTGCTCGCGATCCGGCCGGGCATCGCGGTCGTCGGTACGGCCGTGGACGGACGGGACGCCGTGGCGAAGACACTCGAACTGGGCCCCGACGTCGTGCTCATGGACGTCCGGATGCCGGAGATGGACGGGATCGAAGCGGTCGCCGTCCTGCGTGGCCGGGCCCCGGAGTGCAGGGTGGTCATGCTGACGACGTTCGAGGACGAGGAGTACGTCGTGCAGGCGCTGCGGGCCGGCGCCCACGGCTACCTGCTGAAGGACCTGCCGGCCGAGGAACTCGCCCACGCGGTCCGCCTGGCGCACGCGGGCGTCACCCAACTCGACTCGTCCGTCGCCCGCCACCTCACCGCCTCCCTGCCGACCCCCAAGCCCGTCCCAACTGCCCAACCTCCCGCGGCCGTTGCTGCCGTCCTGAGCCCGCGGGAGACGGACATCCTGCGGCTCGTTGCCCAGGGTCACACCAACCGGGAGATCGCCGCGCGGCTGTACCTCAGCGAGGGCACGGTCAAGAACCACGTGTCCCGCATCCTCACCCGCCTCGCCCTGCGCGACCGCACCCAGGCGGCCCTGCGCGCCCGGGACCTCGGCCTGCTGTGA
- a CDS encoding fatty acid desaturase family protein has protein sequence MTAIDPTAHLTAEQIEELGRELDAIRDEVIADRGEKDAAYIRKVISAQRKLELVSRGVLLFSLFPPAWLIGTAGLSVAKIMDNMEIGHNILHGQWDWMRDPKIHSTTWEWDHVSPSEQWKHSHNELHHTYTNVIGKDNDLGYGIMRVDEDQRWHPFHLGQPLWNFINACFFEYGIAAYDLELGKNLHKRRRKNPEFRARARAVGRKIRKQVLKDYVIHPLLSGPSFLPTLAATFTANLVRNIWTHSVIMCGHFPEGVQVFERRSIKGETRGQWYLRQMMGSANISGSKAMHFMTGNLSHQIEHHLFPDLPSNRYAEVAVKVRALFEKYELEYVTGPLPKQVLSAWHKVFRLSLPNKKPKVKTPDREQELIAA, from the coding sequence TTGACCGCCATCGACCCCACCGCCCACCTGACCGCGGAGCAGATCGAGGAGCTCGGCCGCGAGCTGGACGCGATCCGCGACGAGGTGATCGCCGACCGCGGCGAGAAGGACGCCGCCTACATCCGCAAGGTCATCTCGGCGCAGCGCAAGCTCGAGCTGGTCAGCAGGGGCGTACTGCTGTTCTCGCTCTTCCCGCCCGCGTGGCTGATCGGCACCGCCGGTCTGTCCGTGGCGAAGATCATGGACAACATGGAGATCGGCCACAACATCCTGCACGGCCAGTGGGACTGGATGCGTGACCCGAAGATCCACTCCACCACCTGGGAGTGGGATCACGTCTCGCCGTCCGAGCAGTGGAAGCACTCGCACAACGAGCTGCACCACACGTACACCAACGTGATCGGCAAGGACAACGACCTCGGCTACGGCATCATGCGCGTCGACGAGGATCAGAGGTGGCACCCGTTCCACCTCGGCCAGCCGCTGTGGAACTTCATCAACGCCTGCTTCTTCGAGTACGGCATCGCAGCGTACGACCTGGAACTCGGCAAGAACCTGCACAAGCGCCGCCGCAAGAACCCGGAGTTCCGCGCGCGGGCCAGGGCCGTGGGCCGCAAGATCCGCAAGCAGGTCCTGAAGGACTACGTGATCCACCCGCTGCTGTCGGGCCCGTCGTTCCTCCCCACGCTCGCCGCCACGTTCACCGCGAACCTGGTCCGCAACATATGGACCCACTCGGTGATCATGTGTGGGCACTTCCCCGAGGGCGTGCAGGTCTTCGAGCGCCGGTCGATCAAGGGCGAGACGCGCGGCCAGTGGTACCTGCGCCAGATGATGGGCTCGGCGAACATCAGCGGCAGCAAGGCCATGCACTTCATGACCGGCAACCTGTCGCACCAGATCGAGCACCACCTGTTCCCGGACCTGCCGAGCAACCGCTACGCCGAGGTCGCGGTGAAGGTACGCGCGCTGTTCGAGAAGTACGAGCTGGAGTACGTCACCGGGCCGTTGCCCAAGCAGGTGCTCTCCGCGTGGCACAAGGTCTTCCGGCTCTCGCTGCCGAACAAGAAGCCCAAGGTCAAGACACCGGACCGCGAGCAGGAACTCATCGCGGCCTGA
- a CDS encoding ferredoxin reductase, with product MTSTALRSRARKLLEMVTTPLLPSDYLDLVSPLRAGADLRGRIEAVHPETGDAATVVIRPGRGWRGHTAGQYVRIGVDVDGVRLWRAYSLTSPTDRQDGRVTITVKAIPDGKVSNHLVRRAKPGTLIQLDQPTGDFVLPQAKPAKVLYLTAGSGITPVMGMLRDTGFDDVVMVHCAPQPQDVIFRSELHDLVADKKLRLTEVHTDTDGMLDIARLDELVPDWAERETWACGPAGLLDAAEEHWSEHGVQERLHTERFRPSIVVAGDGGEVTFSTTGKTVDAGGATPLLDVGEEAGVLMPSGCRMGICFGCVTPLKAGAVRDLRTGEITEAEPGVLIQTCVSAAAGPCDIER from the coding sequence ATGACGAGTACAGCCCTCCGCAGCAGGGCGAGGAAACTGCTGGAGATGGTCACGACGCCGCTGCTGCCGTCGGACTACCTCGACCTGGTCAGCCCACTGCGTGCCGGCGCTGACCTGCGTGGGCGCATCGAGGCCGTGCACCCCGAGACGGGTGACGCCGCGACTGTCGTGATCAGGCCGGGACGGGGCTGGCGCGGCCACACAGCCGGTCAGTACGTGCGGATCGGGGTCGACGTCGACGGGGTGCGCCTGTGGCGTGCCTACTCCCTCACCTCGCCGACAGACCGCCAGGACGGCCGCGTCACGATCACCGTGAAGGCGATCCCGGACGGCAAGGTCAGCAACCATCTGGTCCGCAGGGCGAAACCGGGCACGCTGATCCAGCTCGACCAGCCGACCGGTGACTTCGTGCTGCCGCAGGCCAAGCCCGCCAAGGTGCTCTACCTGACGGCCGGCAGCGGCATCACGCCCGTGATGGGCATGCTGCGCGACACCGGGTTCGACGACGTCGTCATGGTCCACTGCGCGCCACAGCCGCAGGACGTGATCTTCCGCAGCGAACTGCACGACCTGGTCGCGGACAAGAAGCTGCGGCTCACCGAGGTGCACACCGACACGGACGGCATGCTCGACATCGCCCGTCTCGACGAACTCGTGCCCGACTGGGCCGAGCGCGAGACCTGGGCCTGCGGGCCCGCGGGCCTGCTCGACGCCGCCGAAGAGCACTGGAGCGAGCACGGCGTACAAGAGCGCCTGCACACCGAACGCTTCCGCCCGAGCATCGTCGTCGCCGGCGACGGCGGCGAGGTCACGTTCAGCACCACCGGCAAGACCGTCGACGCGGGCGGCGCCACGCCGTTGCTGGACGTGGGCGAGGAGGCCGGCGTGCTCATGCCCTCCGGGTGCCGCATGGGCATCTGCTTCGGCTGCGTCACGCCGCTCAAGGCGGGCGCCGTCCGCGACCTGCGCACCGGCGAGATCACCGAGGCAGAGCCGGGCGTCCTCATCCAGACCTGCGTGTCCGCCGCGGCGGGCCCCTGCGACATCGAACGGTAG
- a CDS encoding PucR family transcriptional regulator — MSHAIRRVSDLALDETTVTALRAALKSTADEVVQAIIDEVPSYANALSGPMGATIRRAVRTALGHYLDLASGNPTGGDAGDAAYELGRGEVRDGRSMDALLSAYRVGARVAWRCLAAGAVPAGLPAAEVAKFAELTFAYIDELSAASAAGHADELAARGRAHERHLEHLARDLLADASPDVLLVSVQRAGWQPPVSLTAVLLPAAQARPAYRALDPGTLVLDDLPDSTGVLLVPDADRPHLLRQLTDRTAVVGPARPWTRASASYARAVRARSLSSDIHDTEDHLPELVLSADVDAFADLRARALAPLRTLPVATARRLEETLRAWLLHQGRRDEVAAALFVHPQTVRYRMSQLRELFPDLASPQRVLELTLAVGLRAG; from the coding sequence GTGAGCCATGCAATCCGAAGGGTCAGCGATCTGGCCCTGGACGAGACGACGGTCACAGCACTTCGGGCCGCGCTGAAGAGCACCGCCGACGAGGTCGTCCAGGCGATCATCGACGAGGTCCCTTCCTACGCCAACGCCCTTTCGGGCCCCATGGGCGCCACCATCCGCCGAGCCGTCCGCACCGCCCTGGGGCACTACCTGGACCTCGCGAGCGGCAACCCCACAGGCGGCGACGCCGGTGACGCAGCCTACGAGCTGGGCCGCGGCGAAGTCCGCGACGGCCGTTCGATGGACGCCCTGCTCAGCGCCTACCGCGTCGGCGCCCGCGTGGCCTGGCGATGCCTGGCAGCGGGTGCCGTACCCGCGGGTCTGCCCGCCGCCGAGGTCGCCAAGTTCGCAGAGCTGACCTTCGCCTACATCGACGAGCTCTCCGCCGCGAGCGCCGCGGGCCACGCCGACGAACTGGCCGCCCGGGGCAGGGCCCACGAGCGCCACCTGGAACACCTGGCCCGCGACCTCCTCGCCGACGCGAGCCCGGACGTGCTGCTGGTCTCTGTCCAACGGGCCGGATGGCAGCCTCCGGTTTCGCTGACCGCGGTCCTGCTGCCCGCCGCCCAGGCCCGGCCCGCCTACCGCGCGCTCGACCCGGGCACCCTCGTCCTCGATGATCTGCCGGACTCCACCGGTGTGCTGCTCGTCCCCGACGCCGACCGACCACATCTCTTGCGGCAGCTGACCGACCGCACCGCCGTGGTCGGCCCGGCCCGGCCATGGACCCGAGCGTCCGCCTCGTACGCACGGGCCGTACGCGCCCGCTCGCTCTCCTCCGATATTCACGACACCGAGGACCACCTGCCCGAGCTGGTGCTGAGCGCCGACGTGGACGCGTTCGCGGACCTGCGTGCCCGAGCTCTCGCACCGTTGCGGACCCTGCCTGTCGCGACCGCACGGCGGCTGGAGGAGACGTTGCGGGCGTGGCTGCTGCACCAAGGCAGGCGGGACGAGGTGGCGGCGGCGTTGTTCGTCCATCCCCAGACAGTCCGGTACCGGATGTCGCAGCTGCGGGAGCTGTTTCCGGATCTCGCATCGCCACAGCGGGTCCTTGAACTGACGCTGGCGGTCGGTCTTCGGGCCGGCTGA
- a CDS encoding thioredoxin family protein produces MALRVHRPREDAEFNFILGMSKVPVLAYFTGAWPKAIEPCRVMDLVVGGIADDYTGRLTAVRTDITRCPAATERYGITGAPSYVLLKEGEAVAHGTGPMTIAEVRKFLDGHL; encoded by the coding sequence ATGGCGCTGCGGGTTCACCGACCCCGTGAGGACGCGGAGTTCAATTTCATCCTCGGGATGAGCAAAGTTCCGGTCCTCGCATACTTCACCGGGGCATGGCCCAAGGCAATCGAGCCCTGCCGGGTGATGGACCTCGTCGTGGGTGGCATCGCCGACGACTACACGGGCCGCCTGACGGCCGTCCGCACCGACATCACGCGCTGTCCGGCCGCAACCGAGCGATACGGGATCACCGGAGCCCCGTCCTACGTCCTGCTGAAGGAGGGAGAAGCGGTGGCGCACGGCACGGGGCCCATGACCATCGCCGAGGTACGCAAGTTCCTGGACGGCCACCTCTGA